From a single Bacillus gobiensis genomic region:
- the thiM gene encoding hydroxyethylthiazole kinase: MNSEVIRRHRAAVVTKSPLVHNITNNVVTNFTANGLLSLGASPVMAYAKEEVADMAKISGALVLNIGTLSTETVESMLIAAGSANENGVPVIFDPVGAGATPFRTDVARKIMREAKITVIRGNAAEIANTLGEENWTIKGVDAGEGGGDVVSLAKKAAGKWGCIVAITGKTDVITVGSHTWTVHNGHQLLTKVTGAGCLLTSVIGAFCAQADNHLEAAVSAVAYYGVAAEIAGEKAGNNGPGSFQIEFLNQLAETTDEAIDERCLIKEVQ; the protein is encoded by the coding sequence ATGAATAGTGAAGTTATTCGAAGGCATCGAGCTGCAGTCGTGACTAAATCTCCGCTTGTTCATAATATTACGAATAATGTCGTCACGAATTTTACAGCAAACGGACTATTGTCGCTAGGCGCGTCACCTGTCATGGCTTACGCAAAGGAAGAGGTCGCCGACATGGCGAAAATATCCGGTGCGCTCGTCCTGAATATTGGTACGCTGAGCACAGAGACGGTGGAGTCCATGCTGATTGCGGCGGGATCGGCAAATGAAAACGGAGTGCCTGTTATATTCGATCCAGTCGGAGCCGGAGCAACTCCGTTTCGGACGGATGTGGCGAGAAAGATCATGCGTGAGGCGAAAATAACCGTGATTAGAGGGAATGCGGCAGAAATCGCAAACACGCTTGGAGAAGAAAACTGGACGATTAAAGGTGTAGACGCTGGAGAAGGCGGAGGCGATGTCGTCAGCCTGGCCAAAAAAGCTGCAGGCAAATGGGGCTGTATCGTCGCGATCACTGGGAAAACGGACGTCATTACGGTTGGGAGTCACACATGGACCGTGCATAACGGACATCAGCTGCTGACGAAAGTAACTGGAGCCGGCTGTTTATTAACCTCTGTCATTGGAGCGTTCTGTGCCCAGGCTGATAATCATCTCGAGGCAGCAGTATCGGCGGTCGCATATTATGGGGTAGCTGCTGAAATCGCTGGGGAAAAAGCAGGCAATAACGGTCCAGGCAGCTTTCAAATTGAATTTTTAAATCAGCTTGCAGAGACGACTGATGAGGCGATCGACGAACGCTGCCTGATCAAAGAGGTGCAATAA
- the cidR gene encoding cidABC operon transcriptional activator CidR produces MDIRHLTYFLEVARLKSFTKAAESLYVSQPTISKMIKNLEEELGVELFYRNGRQIELTDAGESMYIQGKEITKSFQNLTSEINDLMNVKKGHIRIGLPPMIGSGFFPRVMGDFRKKYPNVTFQLFEHGSITVQNSVGEGSLDIGVVVLPANEEIFHKFTIVEENLMLIVHPSHPFANEKEVELKDLHDQSFVFFREDFVLHDRITMECVKAGFHPTVIYETSQWDFISEMVYANLGIGLLPERICRDLDPEKVRKIPLVNPSIPWHLGIIWRKDRYLPFAARAWIDHTTSYMWRSVRK; encoded by the coding sequence TTGGATATTCGCCATTTAACTTATTTCTTGGAGGTCGCCCGTTTAAAAAGCTTTACGAAAGCGGCGGAATCATTATACGTATCCCAGCCGACCATTAGTAAAATGATAAAAAACCTTGAAGAAGAACTCGGAGTAGAGCTGTTCTACCGCAATGGCAGACAAATTGAACTGACAGACGCCGGAGAGAGCATGTACATTCAGGGGAAAGAAATAACAAAATCATTTCAAAATCTGACCTCTGAAATTAATGACTTAATGAATGTGAAAAAGGGGCATATTCGAATCGGGCTGCCGCCTATGATTGGTTCCGGTTTTTTTCCGAGGGTCATGGGCGATTTTCGCAAAAAATATCCAAACGTGACATTTCAGCTGTTCGAGCATGGATCGATTACCGTTCAAAACAGTGTAGGCGAAGGATCGTTAGACATTGGCGTAGTAGTTTTGCCGGCTAATGAAGAAATTTTTCATAAGTTTACGATAGTAGAAGAGAATCTGATGTTGATTGTCCACCCTTCTCATCCGTTTGCCAATGAAAAGGAAGTGGAGCTGAAAGATCTGCATGACCAGTCGTTTGTCTTCTTTCGAGAAGATTTTGTCTTGCATGATCGAATAACCATGGAATGTGTGAAAGCAGGCTTCCATCCAACCGTGATTTATGAAACCTCGCAATGGGATTTCATCAGCGAGATGGTTTATGCCAACTTAGGGATAGGCCTGTTGCCGGAAAGAATCTGCAGAGACTTGGACCCGGAAAAAGTACGGAAAATTCCCCTTGTGAACCCGTCAATTCCATGGCACCTGGGTATCATCTGGCGGAAGGATAGATATTTGCCATTTGCTGCAAGGGCATGGATCGACCATACGACATCCTATATGTGGCGTTCGGTCAGAAAATAA
- a CDS encoding CidA/LrgA family holin-like protein, with the protein MKKFLIGSLQVALLFIFARFMNFVVEILHINIPGSILGLIVLFILLHFKVIKVEWLEIGALWLLGELLLFFIPSAVGVIEYKTLMSEYGISILLIVIMSTFFVMVTTGSLTQFIAKRKEKKKIC; encoded by the coding sequence ATGAAAAAGTTTCTTATTGGTTCGCTGCAGGTCGCTCTTTTGTTTATTTTTGCTCGATTTATGAATTTTGTCGTTGAAATTCTTCACATAAATATTCCAGGAAGCATTCTTGGTCTTATCGTACTATTCATTTTGCTTCATTTCAAAGTGATTAAAGTGGAATGGCTGGAGATTGGAGCATTATGGCTGCTTGGAGAACTGCTTTTGTTCTTCATCCCATCAGCCGTTGGTGTTATCGAATATAAAACATTAATGTCAGAATACGGTATAAGCATCCTGCTCATTGTTATTATGAGTACTTTTTTTGTGATGGTAACTACCGGGAGTTTAACTCAGTTCATTGCGAAACGAAAGGAGAAGAAAAAAATATGCTGA
- a CDS encoding CidB/LrgB family autolysis modulator, which produces MLISFISLLATVALYIVMKKVYKKHPRFYTSPLLVTPLFLVAGLLLMETSYEDYNKGGQLLTNMLQPATIAFAIPLYKYYPVLKKYAVEILFNVALGSILAILSTIVIAKLLNLGTDLIESMMPRSVTTPIAMDVSKMIGGIPAITAVFVILTAIFGSVIGPLVIRYFRIDNEIARGVLLGTSAHGAGTSKAFELSSVSGTISSISMILAAIITLCAAPFLVTMISW; this is translated from the coding sequence ATGCTGATCAGTTTCATTAGTCTTCTTGCTACAGTCGCCCTATATATCGTAATGAAAAAGGTATATAAAAAACACCCAAGGTTTTATACTTCCCCACTATTAGTTACACCGTTGTTTTTAGTGGCTGGATTACTCCTTATGGAAACATCTTATGAGGATTACAATAAAGGCGGGCAGCTTTTAACAAATATGCTCCAGCCTGCGACGATTGCCTTTGCTATACCGCTTTACAAATATTATCCGGTATTAAAAAAATACGCGGTGGAAATTTTGTTCAATGTTGCACTGGGTTCTATATTAGCAATTCTCTCGACGATAGTGATCGCAAAATTACTCAACCTTGGTACAGATTTAATTGAAAGCATGATGCCGCGTTCTGTTACGACGCCTATTGCAATGGACGTTTCTAAAATGATCGGGGGAATTCCCGCAATTACGGCTGTATTCGTCATCCTGACCGCTATTTTCGGTTCCGTCATCGGTCCGCTTGTCATACGCTATTTCCGAATCGATAACGAAATCGCCAGAGGAGTGCTTCTCGGAACGAGTGCCCACGGAGCAGGGACATCCAAAGCTTTTGAACTTAGCTCTGTGTCCGGTACCATCTCCAGCATATCAATGATTCTGGCAGCAATTATCACGCTATGTGCCGCTCCATTTTTAGTAACGATGATTTCATGGTAA
- a CDS encoding ABC transporter permease subunit — protein sequence MDKKIVWIIAKKDIKSILAIKQIWLPMVILPAVLCVLMPSVVVYLLQTDKFSAVNGLGQMLKLIGQIPGEAGETVRSLDNQESQVIYLFVNYMLPSLFLLVPVITSMLIAANSFVGEKEKRTLESLLFSPIAIKDLFIGKMLAAFLPAITLSLGGFLLSAIGINLLTYRQFNGTLFLTVNWLMFVLLIVPSITILTILFNILISARVKGFQEAQQLGGIIVLPVIGLMLSQVSGLFFFSPIIILIIALLIIAGSAVLLWRIAKMNERHILFEKQVH from the coding sequence ATGGATAAAAAAATAGTGTGGATTATCGCCAAAAAAGATATAAAGTCGATCTTGGCGATTAAACAGATCTGGCTGCCGATGGTGATTTTGCCGGCGGTACTTTGTGTACTAATGCCGAGCGTAGTCGTATATCTTCTCCAAACTGATAAATTTTCTGCTGTGAACGGGCTGGGCCAAATGCTCAAGCTAATTGGCCAAATACCGGGGGAGGCCGGGGAGACTGTAAGGAGCCTCGACAATCAAGAAAGCCAGGTGATTTATCTATTTGTGAATTATATGCTGCCTTCTCTGTTCCTGCTTGTTCCGGTGATTACTTCTATGCTGATTGCGGCGAATAGTTTTGTCGGCGAAAAAGAAAAAAGGACACTGGAAAGTCTTTTATTTTCCCCGATTGCGATCAAGGATTTATTTATCGGGAAGATGCTTGCCGCTTTTTTGCCGGCAATTACTTTATCGTTAGGAGGATTTTTGCTTAGTGCAATAGGGATCAATCTTCTAACGTATCGTCAATTTAATGGGACTTTATTTCTAACGGTAAACTGGCTGATGTTTGTTTTGCTTATAGTGCCTTCGATTACGATTTTGACAATCTTATTTAATATATTGATATCAGCCCGTGTTAAAGGATTTCAGGAGGCTCAGCAGCTAGGTGGGATTATTGTGCTGCCTGTTATTGGATTAATGCTTAGTCAAGTGAGCGGTTTGTTTTTTTTCAGTCCTATTATTATCCTGATTATCGCTTTGCTGATCATCGCCGGAAGCGCAGTGCTGCTGTGGCGGATTGCCAAAATGAATGAGAGGCATATTTTGTTCGAAAAACAAGTGCATTAA
- a CDS encoding ABC transporter ATP-binding protein, with product MKDIHKTYGTQPVLTGMNFTIENGKIVGLLGPNGSGKTTMIRLLNGVILPDRGEMSINGFSSTIDGHTIRQMSGIVTESAGLYHEMSGEDNLTFFGEVYGIRKVKERVRELLNEFDLYDHRTKMVGAYSTGMKKRLALAKALLHKPALLFLDEPTNGLDPDGIRDVMHYLKKLNQNEKTTILICSHVLHQLEDICDSYIFMENGRVLAEGALRELEETFQTGIKLKLETGLKVEGTIWFGYPVERINESTILFTLQSKNDISPLLKTILEKTWVHSASIENLSLESVYFEVRRRNNG from the coding sequence GTGAAAGATATCCATAAAACATACGGGACACAGCCTGTTCTGACAGGGATGAATTTTACAATCGAAAATGGAAAGATTGTCGGCCTGCTCGGACCGAACGGATCTGGCAAAACGACGATGATTCGGCTGTTAAATGGAGTGATCCTGCCTGATCGAGGGGAAATGTCCATCAACGGCTTTAGCTCAACAATCGATGGACACACGATTCGCCAAATGAGCGGGATAGTAACCGAAAGTGCCGGACTCTATCATGAAATGAGCGGTGAAGACAATCTGACTTTTTTCGGAGAGGTGTACGGTATTAGAAAAGTAAAGGAACGTGTTCGTGAATTGCTGAATGAGTTTGACCTTTACGACCATCGAACAAAAATGGTTGGCGCTTACAGCACGGGGATGAAAAAGAGGCTTGCACTTGCGAAAGCTTTACTTCATAAGCCGGCGCTATTGTTTCTCGATGAGCCGACAAATGGCCTGGATCCAGATGGAATAAGAGACGTGATGCATTATTTAAAGAAGCTAAATCAAAATGAAAAGACAACGATATTGATCTGTTCTCATGTCCTGCACCAATTGGAGGATATTTGCGATTCATATATATTTATGGAGAATGGCCGGGTTTTGGCAGAAGGAGCTCTTCGTGAATTGGAGGAGACGTTTCAAACAGGTATCAAGCTGAAACTAGAAACCGGATTAAAGGTTGAAGGAACAATTTGGTTTGGCTATCCGGTTGAGCGCATAAATGAGTCGACTATCCTGTTTACCCTTCAATCAAAAAATGATATTTCACCGCTGTTAAAAACCATTTTAGAAAAAACATGGGTACATTCTGCTTCTATTGAAAACTTGAGCTTGGAATCAGTTTATTTTGAAGTCAGGAGGAGAAACAATGGATAA
- a CDS encoding class I SAM-dependent rRNA methyltransferase, with protein MEHTVSLKTKAVKKFKQGYPLITKDVVNHLSESIEEGNVLKLVDEQNRFIGKGYYGIQNKGIGWVLTNDAGEEFDTAFFKRKLQKSIKERKPLYDNPDTTAFRVFNAEGDGIGGVTIDFYGGYYLIQWYSKGIYEFRSYLLKAMDELVEYKGIYQKKRFDKAGQYVEEDDFVKGERGDFPLLIKENGIRYAVDLNEGAMTGIFLDQRNVRKTIRDKYANGKTVLNTFSYTGAFSVAAALGGAVKTTSVDVANRSLPKTKEQFLANGIDPDTQEIKVMDVFDYFGYAVKKNLAYDLVILDPPSFARTKKRTFSSQKDYKQLIKDAVSITAKKGIVIASSNTSLISMAKFKGFIETACKESNRRYRILEEFSLPDDFKTTKAFPEGNYLKVVFFQVQ; from the coding sequence GTGGAACATACAGTATCCTTGAAAACAAAAGCAGTGAAAAAGTTTAAGCAAGGCTATCCCTTGATAACAAAAGATGTGGTAAATCATTTGAGTGAATCAATAGAGGAAGGGAACGTTCTTAAGCTGGTTGACGAGCAAAACCGCTTTATCGGCAAGGGCTATTACGGCATTCAAAACAAAGGGATTGGCTGGGTTCTCACGAATGACGCCGGTGAAGAGTTTGATACAGCGTTTTTTAAGAGGAAGCTCCAAAAGTCGATAAAGGAGAGAAAGCCTCTATATGATAACCCAGATACGACCGCGTTTCGGGTGTTTAATGCCGAGGGTGACGGTATCGGCGGAGTGACGATTGACTTCTATGGTGGCTATTATTTAATTCAATGGTACAGCAAGGGCATCTACGAATTTCGTTCATATCTGCTAAAAGCAATGGATGAGCTTGTGGAGTACAAAGGGATTTATCAGAAAAAACGGTTTGATAAAGCCGGCCAATACGTAGAGGAAGATGACTTTGTCAAAGGAGAACGAGGAGATTTTCCGCTGTTAATTAAAGAAAACGGCATCCGTTATGCGGTCGATTTGAACGAGGGTGCGATGACAGGCATTTTTCTCGATCAACGCAACGTCAGAAAAACGATTCGCGACAAGTATGCAAACGGAAAAACCGTGTTAAATACGTTTTCTTATACGGGAGCTTTTTCTGTAGCTGCGGCCCTAGGTGGAGCTGTGAAAACAACGAGTGTCGATGTGGCAAACAGAAGCCTGCCAAAAACGAAAGAGCAATTTCTCGCCAATGGCATTGATCCTGATACACAAGAAATCAAAGTGATGGACGTGTTCGACTACTTTGGCTATGCCGTGAAGAAAAACCTGGCGTATGATCTCGTGATTTTGGATCCGCCCTCTTTTGCGAGAACAAAAAAACGTACGTTCAGTTCCCAAAAGGATTACAAGCAGTTAATCAAGGACGCCGTCTCGATTACTGCAAAAAAAGGTATTGTCATCGCTTCTTCGAACACGAGCTTAATCAGCATGGCTAAATTCAAAGGTTTTATCGAGACTGCGTGTAAAGAATCAAACCGTCGCTATCGTATTCTCGAGGAATTTTCGTTGCCTGATGATTTTAAAACAACGAAAGCTTTTCCAGAGGGAAATTATTTGAAGGTGGTCTTCTTTCAGGTGCAGTAG
- a CDS encoding VOC family protein, with protein MKLKGATVAVYVEDQQKAKTFWTEKMGFEVTAEHPMGPHAFWLEVAPRHAESKLVLYPRSMIEGYETKQASIVFETENIEEFYEEMKKNGVELLSEPQKMQWGTFVQFKDPDGNEFLLRG; from the coding sequence ATGAAACTGAAAGGAGCAACTGTCGCTGTTTATGTAGAAGATCAGCAGAAGGCGAAAACATTCTGGACAGAAAAAATGGGCTTTGAAGTCACTGCCGAACATCCTATGGGACCTCATGCGTTCTGGCTTGAAGTGGCTCCTAGACATGCGGAATCAAAACTCGTACTCTATCCGAGATCGATGATTGAAGGTTACGAAACGAAACAGGCCTCCATCGTATTTGAAACCGAAAATATTGAAGAATTTTATGAAGAAATGAAGAAAAATGGTGTCGAACTTCTCAGCGAACCGCAAAAAATGCAATGGGGTACGTTTGTTCAATTCAAAGATCCGGATGGCAACGAGTTTTTATTAAGAGGATAA
- a CDS encoding LURP-one-related/scramblase family protein, translating into MIRYFSDNLFSAGITEIYNENKETTGYLDLKNVFTSTLSVMDAEQQELVKGKMGFFAHWTVSDANDNKLGMLKQKFTLFSKKYHYFKPNGEIKYSIESEALSKEYDILDDKGTLAAKFERVSHFFSSPAYKLHVINDGYLEEMIAIVMGVGKMQNQNAAAASSSTT; encoded by the coding sequence ATGATCAGATATTTTTCCGACAACTTATTTTCTGCGGGAATCACCGAAATATATAATGAGAACAAAGAAACGACGGGGTATTTGGATTTGAAAAATGTGTTTACGTCGACTTTATCGGTAATGGATGCAGAACAGCAGGAATTGGTAAAAGGAAAAATGGGCTTTTTTGCTCACTGGACTGTATCGGATGCGAACGATAACAAACTCGGAATGCTAAAACAGAAATTTACACTATTCTCTAAAAAATATCACTACTTCAAACCAAATGGCGAAATAAAATATTCAATCGAATCAGAAGCTTTATCGAAAGAGTACGATATTTTAGATGACAAAGGTACGTTAGCTGCCAAATTTGAACGAGTAAGCCACTTCTTTTCATCACCGGCATATAAACTGCACGTAATAAACGATGGGTATTTAGAGGAAATGATTGCAATCGTTATGGGAGTAGGTAAGATGCAAAATCAAAATGCTGCGGCGGCAAGCTCCAGTACCACTTAA
- a CDS encoding amino acid ABC transporter ATP-binding protein yields the protein MSMITVKNLKKSFGSNEVLKDINALIEEKEVVCVIGPSGSGKSTFLRCLNKLEEITSGEVIVNGHVITDPKININAVRQDVGMVFQHFNLFPHKTVLENITLAPIKVRSADKSSAEKMALELLDKVGLKEKAGSYPSQLSGGQKQRVAIARALAMEPKVLLFDEPTSALDPEMVGDVLEVMKQLANEGMTMVVVTHEMGFAREVGDRVIFMDGGYIVEENKPIELFSNPQHERTKSFLSKVL from the coding sequence ATGAGCATGATTACTGTAAAAAACTTAAAAAAATCTTTCGGAAGCAATGAAGTGCTCAAAGATATTAATGCATTAATTGAAGAAAAAGAAGTTGTGTGCGTAATTGGCCCTTCCGGCTCTGGAAAAAGCACGTTTCTCCGCTGCTTGAACAAACTTGAGGAGATTACATCAGGCGAAGTGATCGTAAACGGACATGTTATTACGGATCCTAAGATTAATATTAACGCTGTGAGGCAGGACGTTGGCATGGTGTTCCAGCATTTTAATTTGTTTCCTCATAAAACGGTCCTAGAAAACATCACGCTTGCACCGATTAAAGTACGTTCTGCTGATAAATCGTCGGCGGAAAAAATGGCCCTTGAGCTTTTGGATAAGGTCGGTTTGAAGGAAAAAGCAGGAAGCTATCCAAGCCAGCTGTCAGGCGGCCAAAAACAACGTGTCGCAATTGCACGCGCACTCGCAATGGAGCCCAAGGTGCTTCTATTTGATGAACCTACCTCTGCGCTTGACCCAGAAATGGTCGGCGATGTCCTTGAAGTAATGAAACAGCTTGCAAATGAAGGGATGACAATGGTTGTTGTGACCCACGAAATGGGCTTTGCAAGAGAGGTTGGTGACCGCGTCATCTTTATGGACGGCGGGTACATTGTTGAAGAAAATAAACCGATTGAATTGTTTTCGAATCCGCAGCATGAACGGACCAAGTCTTTTTTAAGCAAGGTATTGTGA
- a CDS encoding GNAT family N-acetyltransferase: MKFRKAIKSEANKIIDMYDAAVRQMNNKGLYQWDHNYPTKEILLQDIDRQCLFVMEEDGQIYGAIVLDEFQDKEWDEVNWTLKSEPSLNVHRLVVHPDSQGKGVAKKIIASSEEFAIDNGYKQIRLDTYSENTGAMKLYLKLGFKEIGTVDFGREKLFVCYEKLLVKQESAG, translated from the coding sequence ATGAAGTTTCGCAAGGCAATTAAATCAGAAGCAAATAAAATCATTGATATGTATGATGCTGCAGTTCGGCAGATGAATAATAAAGGTCTCTATCAATGGGATCACAACTATCCAACCAAAGAAATCCTCCTGCAAGATATTGACAGGCAATGCTTATTTGTCATGGAGGAAGATGGACAAATCTATGGAGCCATTGTATTAGACGAATTTCAGGATAAGGAATGGGATGAAGTCAATTGGACCTTGAAAAGTGAACCATCTCTAAATGTTCATCGTTTGGTCGTGCATCCTGATTCTCAAGGTAAAGGAGTAGCGAAAAAAATAATAGCATCTTCTGAAGAGTTTGCGATAGACAACGGCTACAAACAGATTCGGCTTGATACATATTCTGAGAATACGGGTGCGATGAAGCTTTACTTAAAATTGGGCTTTAAAGAAATTGGAACAGTGGATTTCGGCAGAGAGAAATTGTTTGTATGCTATGAAAAGCTGTTGGTCAAGCAAGAAAGTGCCGGCTAA
- a CDS encoding amidohydrolase family protein: MIHSLSLINVKLPMNDEKHLYSLSVENGQWTSINKQDDLIFTPDAVPIDSMTGIGENEKKLDLQGKVLLPGLIDAHMHLDKSFCLPQVRNKSGTLWEAVQNYSEAVPAFSKEEIKLRIMRSALQAVSFGTTAIRTHLDFHVKYGSAVALRTVEAALEAKEALSPYVDLQLFPLTPISGFNSDEIEVLEEAIRMGMSGIGGAPHLSETPEQDIDRLFRLAQKHDCPIDLHTDENDDPHVRTLGHIAKRTIDFDFSGRVTVDHLCSLASMSDADAGSLIERMTEAKIDAVTLPGANLYLQGRHDTFPVRRGITRVKELLAAGIPLATASDNIHDPFHPFGRGDLIQIGLLTAYAAHMGSPADIRTLLQMITEIPASILGIEGYGVRVGNEADFVVLDGTTPEELFTMLPERRWIYRKNGWLKLAAKRAGWVDPVLDRYWNDAEINFPFGNNTFVPRI; this comes from the coding sequence ATGATTCATTCATTGAGTTTAATCAATGTAAAATTACCGATGAACGACGAAAAACATTTGTATTCATTATCGGTCGAAAATGGACAGTGGACGTCCATTAATAAGCAGGATGATCTTATCTTTACACCAGATGCTGTTCCTATCGATTCAATGACCGGAATAGGCGAAAATGAGAAGAAGTTGGATTTGCAAGGAAAGGTGCTCCTCCCCGGTCTTATAGATGCTCACATGCATCTGGATAAATCGTTTTGCCTGCCGCAAGTGAGAAATAAGTCGGGTACATTGTGGGAAGCTGTACAGAATTATTCTGAAGCTGTTCCCGCTTTTTCCAAGGAAGAAATTAAATTGCGTATTATGCGCTCAGCACTTCAAGCCGTGTCGTTCGGAACGACTGCCATTCGAACTCACCTCGACTTTCATGTGAAATACGGATCGGCTGTCGCCCTTCGAACCGTTGAGGCTGCATTGGAAGCAAAGGAGGCTTTATCTCCTTACGTTGACCTTCAACTGTTTCCGCTTACGCCCATTTCCGGATTTAATAGTGATGAAATTGAAGTGCTTGAAGAAGCGATACGAATGGGGATGTCTGGAATTGGCGGCGCGCCTCATCTATCGGAGACACCAGAGCAGGACATTGACCGGCTATTTCGTCTTGCACAAAAGCATGATTGTCCAATCGACCTCCACACCGACGAAAACGATGATCCTCATGTCCGTACACTCGGGCATATCGCGAAAAGAACGATTGATTTCGACTTTTCCGGGCGGGTAACGGTCGACCATTTGTGCTCTTTGGCTTCTATGAGTGACGCTGATGCAGGCTCCCTTATCGAACGAATGACAGAAGCCAAGATAGATGCCGTGACATTACCGGGGGCCAACCTGTATTTACAAGGTAGGCACGACACGTTTCCAGTTCGACGCGGCATAACTCGAGTCAAAGAACTTTTGGCTGCCGGAATCCCGCTGGCAACAGCATCGGACAATATTCACGACCCATTCCACCCTTTTGGCAGGGGCGATCTCATTCAAATCGGACTTTTGACAGCGTACGCGGCACATATGGGCAGTCCCGCAGATATTCGAACCCTCCTGCAGATGATCACGGAAATTCCTGCCTCAATCCTTGGGATAGAAGGGTACGGCGTTCGTGTCGGCAACGAAGCCGATTTCGTCGTATTGGATGGAACAACGCCAGAAGAGCTGTTCACGATGCTTCCTGAACGGCGTTGGATTTATCGGAAAAACGGTTGGCTGAAGCTGGCCGCCAAACGCGCCGGATGGGTCGATCCTGTATTGGACCGCTACTGGAACGATGCCGAGATAAATTTTCCATTCGGAAATAACACTTTTGTCCCGAGAATATAA
- a CDS encoding saccharopine dehydrogenase family protein, with protein sequence MTLRIFIAGGYGIVGSAIARHIRKVSKDIEIVLAGRNPDHGTALALELGNARTALLDLKNLDGLDDLAQYDLIVASLQDPADSLIQAALDKGIAHIGITKLADEIASLAIAAWRTKPQRPIVPLGHSQSGVMTLVALKAAESFSRIDSINLAGLYDDRELMGPMTIGDAEGFIGRALLRKDGKWVWVDASKHQRNVLLADGSHLEGLPMGLLDTISLAAATGAPNVRFDFIQGESIGTRARGQASQDLYIEIEGILKSGLLAKRRTVVSDPKGQAHLTALGVLVSIERILGLDGKPAAAGGIQLPETLVSVDAAIARFEEFGVRMFDHS encoded by the coding sequence ATGACATTACGCATATTTATCGCAGGTGGGTACGGGATTGTTGGCAGCGCAATCGCCCGGCATATCCGGAAAGTCAGCAAGGACATTGAAATTGTGCTTGCAGGGCGAAATCCAGATCACGGCACGGCGCTTGCATTAGAACTCGGTAATGCCAGAACAGCTCTCTTGGATTTGAAGAACCTAGATGGATTAGACGATCTGGCGCAGTACGACCTCATTGTAGCTTCTTTGCAGGACCCTGCTGATTCCTTAATCCAGGCAGCTCTCGACAAAGGAATAGCCCATATCGGTATAACTAAACTTGCCGACGAGATTGCGTCTCTTGCAATTGCTGCATGGAGAACAAAACCGCAGCGCCCAATCGTTCCGCTGGGCCATTCACAGTCTGGAGTCATGACGCTAGTTGCGCTGAAAGCAGCTGAATCATTCAGCCGGATAGATTCGATTAATTTAGCAGGGCTCTACGATGACCGTGAATTGATGGGTCCGATGACAATCGGCGATGCTGAAGGATTCATCGGACGTGCTCTCCTTCGCAAAGACGGCAAATGGGTATGGGTCGATGCCAGTAAACACCAAAGAAATGTCCTTCTAGCGGATGGAAGCCATTTGGAGGGCCTTCCGATGGGATTGCTCGATACTATAAGCTTAGCAGCTGCCACTGGCGCACCCAACGTTCGTTTTGATTTCATTCAGGGAGAATCCATCGGGACCCGTGCTCGAGGTCAGGCATCGCAAGACCTTTACATTGAGATCGAAGGCATTTTGAAGTCCGGCTTACTGGCTAAGCGACGGACGGTCGTATCCGACCCTAAGGGCCAGGCTCATCTCACTGCCCTCGGTGTACTGGTCTCGATTGAGCGTATCCTCGGTTTGGACGGTAAGCCAGCTGCTGCGGGCGGGATTCAATTGCCTGAGACGCTGGTGTCTGTGGATGCGGCTATCGCACGGTTCGAGGAGTTCGGAGTGCGGATGTTTGACCATTCATGA